DNA sequence from the Corynebacterium yudongzhengii genome:
CGTCGGGGTGAAGTGGTGCTGGTTCCACTGGTTGATCAGCGCGAGCAGCGCCGCACCGTCGCTCAGCGACACCTGGCCGCGCCAGAGTGAGTCGCAGATCACCGCGTCGTCGTCAAGCGTGAACGCGATGGCGCAGTTGTTGTAGCCGGTGCGGACGATCTCGCGGCTGTCGACTTCTTCGGTCTCAAATTCGACGCCGTCGGCGACCAGCACGTCACCGACGCGCTGCGCGGTCACCTCGGGCAGTGAGTTGTCTGGTGCCATGAACCCACAGTCTAGTGCTGCAGCTGCTCGCGGCCGAGCTCGTGGGCGAAGGCGTCGTCGATCACCCGGTAGCGGAAGTGGTGCCCGCGCTCGTTGAGCACGCGTGCCGCGACCCGCTGGTTGGCCAGCGCGAGCTCCTCGGCGCCTTCGCGGCCCAGCAAGATGGCGGGGCCGAAACCGGGCACCGGTAGGAGAGTGGGCCTATTTAGCGTGCTGCCGAGTGCGCGGGTGAGCGCGACGTTGCGCACCGGCTCGGGGGCGACGGCGTTGACGAGGCCGTTCAGGGTGTCGTCGAGAACCGCGGTGGCGTAGATGTCGGTGAGGTCGTCGATGGCGATCCAGGACATCCACATCTGCCCGTCGCCGATGCGCCCGCCCAGCCCGGTGGCGAAGAGCGTGGATAACAGCGGGAGCATGCCGCCGTCGCCGGCCATCGCCACGCCGGTGCGCACGTTGACCACGCGCTTGCCGGCCTCTTTCGCGGGCAGGGTGGCGTGCTCCCAATCGGCGACAACGTCGGCCAAAAAGCCCTCGCCGCGCTCGGAGTCCTCGGTGAGTACCTCGTCGCCGCGGTCGGCTCCGTAGATACCGATCGCCGAGGCGCACACCAGCGCCTGGCAGGTATCCACGCGCCCGACCAGCTCCGCGAGCCGGCGGGTCGGGCCGACGCGCGAGGAGTAGACCTCGGCCTTGTGACTGTCGTTGAAGCGGCCGAACAGCGGCTCGCCGGCGAGGTGGACGAGCACGTCGACGCCGTCGAGCAGGTTGTGGGCGGGATGATCGGTATCCCAGTGGCGCTCACCCTCGCCGGCCTCGCCGCGCACGAGGGGAATGACGGTGTGCCCGGCGGTGGTCAGAAGGGCCTTCAGCGCGCGGCCGACGGTGCCATGAGAACCGGTGAGAGCGACGGTGACGTTCTTCTCGCCATAGGCGCGCAGCCGGTCGTGGGCGGCGAGATCCCCGATGAGCTGCTGTTGGCGGTACGCCCAGGCGGGGTGCAAAAGGTTGGCGGGCGCGCGGGTATCCACCCGGTCGGTGATTTCCGTGCCGCCGTCGTCGGTGTCGGCGAAGCTGTGGATGTGGGTCCAGTTCGCTATCTGGCGCAGCGGCGCGTTGACCACCTGGTCAGCGAAGGAGACGTATTCCTCATAGTGCTCCGGCAGGTGGCGGGCCTCCCACCGCAGACCCGCCGGGAGACTGAAGATGGAGGTGCCATCGCGCAGGCTCTGCGTCTGCCTGGTGGGGGTCATCGGTAGAAACGGGGGCGTAAGCCGCGTCAGGGCCCCGGGACGGGTGTGGTAGTCCCAGACCGTGGTGCGGTCGTGAGCGAGTGTGTGGCGTGCGTGCAACGACATGGCCCCAATGTACGTGCGTGCTATATTAAAGTGCGGAAAAAGTTCATTCACCATCCTTTAAGGACCGCACAGAGAGGCGGGGAAGGAGGTCACGATGAGCGATACCACAGCGGCAGAGACGGAACTCATGGGTTCTGCCGACGTCGCCCGTACCGTCGCACGCATCGCGCACCAGATCATTGAAAAGACGGCGCTGGATCAGACACCGGATAACCCTCCGGTGCTGCTCGGCATTCCCTCCGGCGGGGTGCCTTTAGCGAAGCGCTTGGCGGATCGCATCGGGGAGTTCTCCGGGGTCACCCCCGCGACCGGCTCGCTCGACATCACGCTGTATCGCGACGATCTACGTTCGCGCCCGCATCGCGCCCTTCTGCCCACGAACATCCCGGCCGGCGGCATCGACAACTGCATCGTCGTGCTAGTCGACGATGTCCTCTACTCCGGCCGCACCATCCGCGCAGCCCTCGACGCGCTGGCGGACCTCGGCCGCCCCCAGAGCATCCAGCTGGCCGTGCTCGTCGACCGCGGCCACCGCGAGGTTCCCATCCGCGCCGACTACGTAGGCAAGAACATCCCCACCGCCCGCGGGGAGGACGTCACCGTCTACAACGGTGAGATCGACGGCCGCGATGCCGTCGTGCTCACCCGCCTTAAGGAGGGGAGCCAGAAATGAAGCACCTGTTGAGCATCAGCGATCTCTCCCGCGAGGAGATCATCGCCCTCATGGATGAGGCCAACCGCTTCCAGGAGGCACTGCTCGACCGCGAGGTCAAAAAGCTGCCCACCCTGCGGGGGCGCACCGTTTTTACCCTCTTCTACGAAAACTCCACCCGTACCCGCGCCAGCTTCGAAACGGCCGGCAAATGGATGAGTGCGGACGTCATCAACTTGTCGGCCTCGTCGTCTTCGGTGAAGAAGGGCGAGTCGCTGAAGGACACCGCGCTTACGCTCAAGGCCGTGGGCGCCGATGCGATCATCCTCCGGCATCCCTCCTCCGGCGCGGCGAAACTGCTGTCCCAGTGGGTTGCCCCCGGCGGCGACGGTCCCAGCGTCATCAACGCCGGCGACGGCCAGCATCAGCACCCCACCCAGGCGCTTCTCGACGCCGTCACCCTGCGCCAGAAGCTCGGCGACATCGACGGCCGCACCGTGGTCCTCGTCGGCGACTGCCTGCACTCGCGGGTGGTGCGTTCGAATGTAGACCTGTTGAGCACCCTCGGAGCCGAGGTCGTGCTCGTCGCCCCGCCGAGCCTGCTGCCGACCGGCGTCGAGACCTGGCCGGTGACCGTCTCCCAGGATTTGGATTATTGGATCCCGCGCGCCGATGCGGTGATGATGCTGCGCGTGCAGGCCGAGCGCATGCACGGCGGTTTCTTTCCCTCCCAGCGTGAGTACGCGACCTACTACGGCCTGAGTAAAGAGCGCGAAAGGCGCATGAAAGAAGGCGCGATCGTCATGCACCCCGGCCCGATGCTGCGCGGCATGGAGATCAATTACGCCGTCGCCGACGCCGAGCGCACTGCCGTGCTGCAGCAGGTCTCCAACGGTGTGCACGTGCGAATGGCCGTCCTATTCACCCTGATCGCTGGATCCGGCGCCCCGCTGAGCTGAGAAAGCCGAGGACACCAATGACCGAGAACACTTTTCCCACTCCCGGCACGTTCACTCTGATCACCGATGTGCGGCCCTACGGCGAGGGCGAGCCGGTCAACGTGCTACTCGACGGCGGCGTCATCGCCGAGATGGACCACACCGTCGATAAGAGCCGCACCTACCACCAGCGCATCGACGGCCGCGGCGCCGTGCTGCTGCCCGGCCTCGTCGACATGCACGTTCACCTGCGCGAACCCGGCCGCGAGGACACCGAGACCATCGTCACCGGCTCGCAGGCCGCTGCCCTCGGCGGCTTTACCGCCGTGTTCACCATGGCCAACACCCAGCCGGTGACCGACCAGCCCGTCATCGCCGACTCCGTCTGGCACAAGGGCCGCGCCGCCGGGCTGTGCGATGTCCACCCGGTCGGCTCGATCACCAAGGGCCTCAAAGGCGAAACGCTCACGGAGTTCGGCATGATGACCCGCGGAGATGCGCAGGTGCGCATGTTTTCCGACGATGGTCGCTGCGTCAACGACCCGCTGGTCATGCGCCGGGCCGTCGAGTACGCCGCGGGTCTCGACGTCCTGCTCGCCCAGCACGCCGAGGAACACCGCTTGACCGAGGGTGCGGTCGCCCACGAGGGTGAGAACGCCGCCCGCCTGGGTCTGCGTGGCTGGCCGCGCGTCGCCGAGGAATCCATCGTGGCCCGCGACATCCTCATGACCCGCGACTACGGCGGGCGTATGCACATCTGCCACGCCTCGACCGCCGGCTCTGCCGAGCTTTTGCGCTGGGCGAAGTCCCAGGGCGTGAAGATCTCCGCCGAGGTCACCCCGCATCACCTGCTGCTGACCGACGCCAAGCTCGACACCTACGACGGCGTCTACCGGGTCAACCCGCCGCTGCGCGAGGACTCCGATACCGCGGCGCTGCGCCAGGCGCTTCTCGACGGCACCATCGACGTCGTCGCCACCGACCACGCCCCGCACGGCAGTGAGGACAAGTGCGTCGAGTTCGATCAGGCCAAGCCCGGCATGCTCGGCTTGGAGACCTCGCTCGCCGTGATCGCCGAGATCTTTGTGAAGCCTGGTCTCGCGGACTGGCGTTTCGTCGCCAAGGTCATGAGCGAGCGCCCCGCCGAGATCACCCGGCTTGCCGACCACGGCCGCCCGCTGGCGGTAGGGGAGCCGGCGAATCTCACGCTGGTCGACGACGATCACACCTGGACCGTCGACGGCACCCAGCTCGCCTCCAAGTCGGAGAACACCCCGTATGAGGGCATGACCTATTCCACCCGAGTGGCCGCCACGCTGCTGCGGGGCCGCGTGACGGCCCGCGATGGTGTCGCGGAAAACCCGCTCTCCGAATAACGCATACAATACGAAACGATGAATAATTTGCAGCGAAAGGGTTCCACTGTGAGCAGCACCCCTCAAACCCCGGCCGCCCTGGTCCTTGCCGACGGCCGGATCTTTCGCGGCCGCGCGTTCGGCGCGACCGGAACCACCCTGGGCGAGGCCGTCTTCACCACGGCCATGACCGGCTACCAGGAGACGATGACCGACCCGTCGTATCACCGACAGATCGTCGTCACCTCCGCCCCGCAGATCGGCAACACCGGCTGGAACGACGAGGACAACGAGTCCCGCGACGGCCGCATCTGGGTCGCCGGCCTCGCCATCCGCGACCTAGCGCGCCGCGTGTCCAATTACCGCGCTGAGCGCAGCCTGGCAGAGGAGATGGAGGCACAGGGCATCATCGGCATCGCGGGCGTGGCCACCCGCACCATCGTGCGTCACCTGCGCAACGAAGGCTCGATCGCCGCGGGAATCTTCTCCGGGGCTGATGCCGAGGCCAGCGACGAAGAGCTGATCGAGGCCGTGAAGGCGCAGCCGGCGATGACCGGCTCCGATCTGGCCAGCGAGGTCTCCACCCAAGAGCCCTATACGATCCCGGCGGAAGGCGAGAAGCGCTACACCGTCGTCGCCTATGACATGGGCATCAAGATGGCCACCCCGGGGCACTTTTCCCGCCGCGGGATCGAGACGGTGGTGGTGCCCGTCGGCACCCCGCTGAGCGAGGTGGCCCAGTACTCACCCGACGGCATCTTTTTGTCCAACGGCCCGGGGGACCCCGCCACCGCCGACGAGATGGTGGCCATTACCCGCGAGATCATTGAGAAGAAGATCCCGCTGTTCGGGATCTGCTTCGGCAACCAGATCTTGGGACGCGCGCTCGGGCTGGAGACCTACAAGCTCACCTACGGCCACCGCGGCATCAACGTGCCCGTGATCAACCACGTCACCGGCAAGATCGACATCACCTCCCAGAACCACGGCTTCGCCCTTCAGGGCACCCCCGGCGAGAGCTTCGCGACGGACTTCGGCCCCGCCACCGTCACCCACTCCTGCCTTAACGACGGCAGCATCGAAGGTGTCGCGCTCGATTCGGGGCTGGCCTACTCCGTGCAGTACCACCCGGAGTCCGCCGCCGGCCCACACGACGCTAACCCGCTGTTCGACCAGTTCATCGAGCTGATGGACAACCACTCGCCGAATAACTCTTAAAAGGATTTACCCATGCCCAAGCGCACAGACATCACGCACGTCCTGGTCATCGGTTCCGGCCCGATCGTCATTGGCCAGGCCTGCGAGTTCGATTACTCCGGCACCCAGGCCTGCCGAGTCTTGAAGGAAGAGGGCCTGCGCGTCACGCTCATCAACTCGAACCCGGCGACGATCATGACCGACCCGGAGTTCGCGGACGCGACCTATATCGAACCGATCCACCCCGACTACATCGACAAGATCCTCACCCGCGAGGCGGAGAAGGGCCATCCTGTCGACGCGGTGCTCGCCACCCTGGGCGGGCAGACCGCGCTCAACGCCGCCATCCAGCTCGATCGCCTCGGCATCCTGGAGAAGCACGGCGTGGAGCTCATCGGCGCCGACATCGAGGCCATCGAGCGCGGCGAGGATCGCCAGAAGTTCAAGGACATCGTGGAGAAGGTCGGCGGCTCGTCGGCACGCTCCGCCGTCTGCTACACCATGGACGAGGTCCACGACACCGTCGCCGAGCTGGGCCTACCGGTCGTCGTGCGCCCGTCGTTCACCATGGGCGGGCTGGGCTCCGGCCTGGCCTATAGCTACGAGGACCTCGAGCGCATCGCCGGAGATGGGCTGGCTGCCTCCCCGGAGGCCAACGTGCTCATCGAGGAGTCCATCCTGGGCTGGAAGGAATACGAGCTCGAGCTCATGCGGGACGGCGACGACAACGTCGTGGTCATCGCCTCGATCGAAAACGTCGACGCCGTCGGCGTGCACACCGGCGACTCCGTCACCGTCGCTCCCGCTCTGACCCTGACTGACCGCGAGTTCCAGCACCTGCGGGACCTGGGTATCGGCATCATCCGCGAAGTCGGCGTCGATACCGGCGGCTGCAACATCCAGTTCGCGGTGAATCCGGACAACGGCCGCGTCGTGGTCATCGAGATGAACCCGCGCGTGTCGCGCTCCTCGGCGCTGGCGTCGAAGGCCACCGGCTTCCCGATCGCCAAGCTCGCCGCCAAGCTCGCCATCGGCTACACCCTCGACGAGGTGAAAAACGACATCACCGGCGTCACCCCAGCGGCGTTCGAGCCGACGCTCGACTACGTCATCGTCAAGGCCCCGCGCTTCGCGTTCGAGAAGTTCCGCGGCTCGGATGAGACCCTGACCACCTCGATGAAGTCCGTCGGCGAGGCCATGGGCATCGGCCGCAACTACATCGCCGGCCTCAACAAGGTCATGCGCTCCCTCGAGGGCACGACCAACGGGTTCTGGACCCGCCCGGATGTCGATATCGCCGCCGAGCACGCCGAGGACGTCAACGCCGTGCTGGAGAGCCTGCGCACCCCGAGCGACGGGCGCATGTACGACGTCGAACTCGCCCTGCGCCTCGGCGCCAGCATCGAGCAGGTCCACGAGGCCAGCGAGATCGACCCCTGGTATC
Encoded proteins:
- the carA gene encoding glutamine-hydrolyzing carbamoyl-phosphate synthase small subunit, encoding MNNLQRKGSTVSSTPQTPAALVLADGRIFRGRAFGATGTTLGEAVFTTAMTGYQETMTDPSYHRQIVVTSAPQIGNTGWNDEDNESRDGRIWVAGLAIRDLARRVSNYRAERSLAEEMEAQGIIGIAGVATRTIVRHLRNEGSIAAGIFSGADAEASDEELIEAVKAQPAMTGSDLASEVSTQEPYTIPAEGEKRYTVVAYDMGIKMATPGHFSRRGIETVVVPVGTPLSEVAQYSPDGIFLSNGPGDPATADEMVAITREIIEKKIPLFGICFGNQILGRALGLETYKLTYGHRGINVPVINHVTGKIDITSQNHGFALQGTPGESFATDFGPATVTHSCLNDGSIEGVALDSGLAYSVQYHPESAAGPHDANPLFDQFIELMDNHSPNNS
- a CDS encoding dihydroorotase, translating into MTENTFPTPGTFTLITDVRPYGEGEPVNVLLDGGVIAEMDHTVDKSRTYHQRIDGRGAVLLPGLVDMHVHLREPGREDTETIVTGSQAAALGGFTAVFTMANTQPVTDQPVIADSVWHKGRAAGLCDVHPVGSITKGLKGETLTEFGMMTRGDAQVRMFSDDGRCVNDPLVMRRAVEYAAGLDVLLAQHAEEHRLTEGAVAHEGENAARLGLRGWPRVAEESIVARDILMTRDYGGRMHICHASTAGSAELLRWAKSQGVKISAEVTPHHLLLTDAKLDTYDGVYRVNPPLREDSDTAALRQALLDGTIDVVATDHAPHGSEDKCVEFDQAKPGMLGLETSLAVIAEIFVKPGLADWRFVAKVMSERPAEITRLADHGRPLAVGEPANLTLVDDDHTWTVDGTQLASKSENTPYEGMTYSTRVAATLLRGRVTARDGVAENPLSE
- a CDS encoding TIGR01777 family oxidoreductase, with product MSLHARHTLAHDRTTVWDYHTRPGALTRLTPPFLPMTPTRQTQSLRDGTSIFSLPAGLRWEARHLPEHYEEYVSFADQVVNAPLRQIANWTHIHSFADTDDGGTEITDRVDTRAPANLLHPAWAYRQQQLIGDLAAHDRLRAYGEKNVTVALTGSHGTVGRALKALLTTAGHTVIPLVRGEAGEGERHWDTDHPAHNLLDGVDVLVHLAGEPLFGRFNDSHKAEVYSSRVGPTRRLAELVGRVDTCQALVCASAIGIYGADRGDEVLTEDSERGEGFLADVVADWEHATLPAKEAGKRVVNVRTGVAMAGDGGMLPLLSTLFATGLGGRIGDGQMWMSWIAIDDLTDIYATAVLDDTLNGLVNAVAPEPVRNVALTRALGSTLNRPTLLPVPGFGPAILLGREGAEELALANQRVAARVLNERGHHFRYRVIDDAFAHELGREQLQH
- the pyrR gene encoding bifunctional pyr operon transcriptional regulator/uracil phosphoribosyltransferase PyrR; this encodes MSDTTAAETELMGSADVARTVARIAHQIIEKTALDQTPDNPPVLLGIPSGGVPLAKRLADRIGEFSGVTPATGSLDITLYRDDLRSRPHRALLPTNIPAGGIDNCIVVLVDDVLYSGRTIRAALDALADLGRPQSIQLAVLVDRGHREVPIRADYVGKNIPTARGEDVTVYNGEIDGRDAVVLTRLKEGSQK
- a CDS encoding YbjN domain-containing protein; translated protein: MAPDNSLPEVTAQRVGDVLVADGVEFETEEVDSREIVRTGYNNCAIAFTLDDDAVICDSLWRGQVSLSDGAALLALINQWNQHHFTPTLRFFEQQGSHLVVSAYRRTDVSCGLSEKQLGYFVLSSMEAVREAFAAVEERFPELVTWRYTP
- a CDS encoding aspartate carbamoyltransferase catalytic subunit, with the translated sequence MKHLLSISDLSREEIIALMDEANRFQEALLDREVKKLPTLRGRTVFTLFYENSTRTRASFETAGKWMSADVINLSASSSSVKKGESLKDTALTLKAVGADAIILRHPSSGAAKLLSQWVAPGGDGPSVINAGDGQHQHPTQALLDAVTLRQKLGDIDGRTVVLVGDCLHSRVVRSNVDLLSTLGAEVVLVAPPSLLPTGVETWPVTVSQDLDYWIPRADAVMMLRVQAERMHGGFFPSQREYATYYGLSKERERRMKEGAIVMHPGPMLRGMEINYAVADAERTAVLQQVSNGVHVRMAVLFTLIAGSGAPLS